From the genome of Alicyclobacillus sp. SO9:
GAAGAGACACGTCAACGCGTACTCGAGGCTGCTCAGGAGTTGCAGTATCGTCCGAACGGTATTGCGCGGGATTTAAAAACAAGAAAGACGGAAACGATTTGTGTCCTGCTTCATGACTTGGGCGGTCCGTTCTACTCCGAACTGCTTCAGGGTGTACAGGATGTCGCTGCCGAAAACGGATACAACACAATTGCAAGCGGATCTACGGGCGGCAAGCACGGAGCCGGAGCCAGGCTTTTGCTGGAACGGCGTGTTGACGGTGTTATCGTTCTTGCACAAGATGTAGACGATGAAATGATTTTGAGGGCTGCAGGTAATGACCTTCCAGTTGTGGTGTTGGACCGTGAATTGATTTCAAAAAACATCTTTACTGTTCGTGTAGATAATGTGCACGGAGGTTATGAAGCAACCAAACATCTACTTGACGAAGGGTATAGGAGAATTGCTTTTGTCAGTGGGCCTGCGGATTCTCTGGACTCCGATGAAAGATATGAAGGCTACTTAAAGGCGATGGGAGAGTACGCAGTCGACGAGTCGAAACGCATCACGTATAACGGACGATTTACGGAAGAAGGAGGGTACTCAGTGGGGCGTGTGATTGCTACCAACCGTCAACTGCCTGAAGCGGTTTTTGCAGCTAACGATGAGATGGCAGTTGGATTACTGAAAGCGTTTCAAGATAAGGGGATTGCTGTTCCGGAGGACGTTGCTGTTGTCGGTTTTGACAACATCAGAATTTCGGAGTACGTCCGTCCTGCATTGTCAACGATAAAGCAGCCAATGTATGAAATGGGTGCAGTATCTGCCCAACTTCTATTTCAGGCCATGAACAATTCTCTAGAATTAGAGCCTGTGCTGTTGCGGACTGAGCTGGTAGTTCGTCAGTCTTCTCGAAAGGGGGGGCGACAGTAATGAGATGGTCTCTGGCGCACTCCCGTTGAGGTTAGCCGTGCCGGCACGAGTGTGATTCTGATATTCAAGTGTGGAGATTGAGGGCGTTAGCGCAGAAAATTAGTATTCAAAATATTTGGGACAATGGGGGTTTAGCCTTGAAATCTAAGACGATTAAAGTCAGCGGTGTACTACTGTCGACGGGTTTATCAGTTGTGCTGCTTGCCGGGTGCAGCACTGGGGCATCGGCCAATAGCACAGCATCCAATAGCACCGGCTCTAATTCAAACGGCAGCAGCGGGAGCTCAAAACTTGTTATCGGAGTGGATAATGGTTCTCCTACTTTTACTGATAATTTTAATCCACTGGCTCCCAGTAAGCGCCAAGGTACCAGTTACATCTATGAACCACTGTTTTATATTAGTAGTCTCAGCGGAAAAGTTACACCGTGGTTGGCGACGAGTTATACCTGGAAAAGCAACAAACAACTCGTTATGAAAATCCGTCAGGGAGTGAAATGGAATGACGGTAAGCCTTTCACAGCGAAAGATGTTGCCTTCACTTTTAATTACATGAAACAGCACCCAGCCTTGGACTGGCAAGGGCTATGGAAGAAGCTAAGCAGTGTGACGGCTAACGGCAGTCAAGTGGTGTTCAAATTAAAGAAACCGGACGGACAGATATTTGACCAGCTTGCGAGTACTATCATCATTCCTCAGCATATCTGGGCATCAGTCCAAAATCCCGCAAAACGTGTAGTCAAGCATCCGGTCGCAACGGGTCCATATATGGTTTCCAAGTTTACACCTTATCAATATACGTTAAAGAAGAATCCAAGCTATTGGCAAGCAAACAAGGTACAGGTTAAGACGCTGGAGTTTCCGGTTCTCGGCAGTTCCCAGACGGCATCACTGAAGCTGTCATCAGGCAAATGGGACTGGGGCACTGTTTTTATGCCCAATGTAAAGAAAACTTTCGTAAATCGGGATCCAAAGTTCAACCATTATTGGTTCCCTTCAGGCGGTGTTATTTCCCTGTCTCTGAATCTAACAAAAAAACCGTTTGACAATCTGGCATTCAGGAAGGCCATTGCATACGCAATCAACCGCAAGAAGATTGCGTCTCAGGCTGAAGATGGTTATGTAAAGACGGCAAATCAAACTGGTTTGTTACCGGGCCAAAAGAAATGGCTCGACAGTTCGTTACCGAACAACGCTTCTTATACCTATAATTTGCAAAAAGCGAAAACTATGCTCTCAAATGCGGGATACAAGGAAAATTCGAAAGGTCAGTTGTTGAACAAGTCCGGTCAACCAATATCATTTAAGATTGAAGTTCCAAACGGCTGGTCGGATTGGATTGAAACAGCTCAAATTATTAGAAGTGATTTAAAGAAGGTTGGCATCACAGTCCAAGTGTCTACACCACAGTATGGTGCCTATAATTCCAGTATGAGCACAGGACAATACGACGGTGCTCTGGTGGGAATTGGAGGAGGATCCAATCCGTTTAACATGTACAATCAGTTGCTTAGCAGCAAGTTCTATAAACCCCCAGGAAAAACAGCCAGTGCTAATACCGAGCGGTTCAAGAGTCAAGCAGCCAATCAGATTTTGAACAAATGGCTGGTTTCTATTAAACCGCAAACAGACATGAAATACGCACACCAGATGGAAAGTGTCATGTACAACCAACTTCCCGTTATCACACTGTTCTACGGTGCTACGTGGAGTGAGTACAGTACGAAAAACTTCATTAACTGGCCCAGTGCTAAAAATCCCTATGCCAGTCCAGCTCCTTACGGTCAATCGCCCCTCATGATTTTAACGCACTTAAAACCAAGAGCTTAATCCAGATAAGTGTGCTTACCTGGTAGAACTCATCTGCCAGGTAAGCCGTCAGCAGAGTAGGGGGATTGATATGCGCTATTTCTTGCGAAAGATTGGATTTCTCGTATTAACTACGTGGATAGCACTTTCTCTGAACTTTATCCTGCCTCGTTTAATGCCTGGTAATCCCGCTCAAGCGATGTTAGCAAAATATGCGCAACAGGGGACTTTGACGCCCACACAAGAGCATGCTATGGAACTTATGCTGGGGTTACCTACCGGTTCCGTATGGAACCAATATGTTCAGTATTTGGGCGACATTCTTCATGGGAACTTTGGCATCTCTTATTCGTTTTACCCCGAAAAAGTTCTCACAGTCATTATGCAGGCACTACCTTGGACACTTACTCTGGTTGGGCTCGTTACAATCATTCAATTCGTTTTTGGAACCCTTCTCGGGATTTATGTTGCATGGCATCGGGGGAAGAAGTTTGATTCTATAGCAACGGTTCTGTTTTCGTTCACTTCTGCCATCCCTTATTTTTGGATAGCTCTAGCGTTTATCTATTTTTTCGGTTTTGTGGTGCATTGGTTTCCAATTTCAGGTGGATACAACGGTGCTTTTTCACCTTCATTTAATGGGTCGTTTATTGGAAGTGCTGTCTATCACAGCATCCTCCCTGCTTTTACGATTTTTATTACTGGTATTGGCGGTTCGTTGCTTGGAATGCGCAACAACATGATTAACACGCTCGGTGAAGATTACATCCTGCTTGGAAGAGCCAAGGGCCTGCCAAGTTTCGTGATTGCAACAGGGTATGCCGCTAGAAATGCATTACTGCCAATTGTAACGAATTTCGCGATGTCGCTTGGCGGAATTGTGGGTGGGTCACTGCTGATGGAGGTAGCGTTTGCGTATCCAGGTATGGGGTATTTAATGGACACGGCTGTGACAAATCAGGACTATCCGTTGCTACAGGCATTGTTTTTGTTCATTACAATCAGTGTGTTAATCGCGAACTTTATTGCAGACCTGGCGTATGGGTTTCTCGATCCTCGTGTTCGAAGGGGGCTTGCCCGATGACGGCGCTTGAGCTAGGCAGAGATAAGAAGCCGGCGACTGATACGGACAAACAGCAAAAACAACCCGGTTTCATTCGGTTGTTATGGGCGAATCGGAAGGCCCGTATCGGAATGGCTCTCTTGGCTGTATTTATTCTCATGGCTGTATTTGGACCTTTGGTAGCACCCTATTCAATTCACGATACCAACTTTCCTGTCTCGCAAAATCCAAGTGCTGCACACTGGTTGGGGACGACTCAGCGAGGACAAGATGTCTTTACCCAACTGCTATACGGCTCTCGGGTTTCAATGTTTGTCGGATTCGTCGCGGGGTTAATCACGATTATGATTGCGATTCTGGTGGGCTTTTTTGCAGCTTACTACCGTGGCATCACAGATGACGTGTTGTCCCTTGTTATCAACGTAGTGCTGGTGCTTCCGGGACTGCCCCTAATGATTTTAATTGCGACATACATTCCTACTCATGGAATTTGGGAAATCATCGGTGTCATGTCCATTACTGGATGGGCATTTGGGGGAAGGTCCTTTCGGGCTCAAATCATGACAGTGGTGCAGCAGGACTATGTCATAGCGGCAAGATTTGCAGGGGAACGGGCTCCTCGCATCATCTTTCACGAAGTCTTGCCAAACATGTTTTCCTATGTCATTGCTCACTTCTTTGGAGCAGTGATTGGGTCTGTGCTCGGGGAAGCGGGTCTGGAGTTTCTTGGTCTCGGCAATCCCAGTATTACCAGTTGGGGGACCATGATTTATTGGGCTCAAAATGCGGATGCAATGCTAACCGGTCAGTGGGGGTGGATTCTCGCACCTGGGCTCTGTATTGCCTTAGTTGCTACGTCTCTGACGCTGATAAACTTTGGAATAGATGCCGTGGCAAATCCACGCCTCCAAGAGGAGTAGTGAACACATGATTGAAGTTGAAAACTTGTCAGTCACCTACAAGTCAAAGCATCGCGTACCTGTAACGGCTGTACGCAATGTCTCCTTTACGATTCACGACAATGAGTTTGTCGGACTCGTCGGTGAATCCGGATGTGGGAAGTCAACCCTTGGTTATGCGATGGCCAATCTCCTAGACGACGTACATCACGATATTAAGGGGCGAGTATTGCTCGACGGTACTGATTTACTATCGTTGCCTGAGAAAAAAATGAGGCTGCTGCGCTGGGCTAAAATTGCCGTCGTACTCCAAGGCGGAATGAATGCATTCAACCCTGTTATTAAATTAAAGCATCAATTTATGGACGGCATGAAGGCGCACACCAAGATGACGAAAGCAGAGATGGGTCATCGAATCACATCTCTACTCGAACTGGTCAAGCTTGAACCAGAAGTCGCTGACATGTACCCCCATGAACTGTCAGGGGGGATGAAGCAGCGTGCAGCAATTGCGTTAGCACTGAGTCTGAATCCGGAAGTCATTATTATGGATGAGCCTACAACTGCTTTGGATGTGGTCGTTCAACACTCTATTGTCAACACCTTAACGAGTTTACAGCGGCAACTCAAGTTCTCCGTACTGTTTATCACCCATGACTTGGGAGTGGTTTTGGAAGCTGCAAATAAAATCATGGTCATGTACGCCGGACAAACAGTTGAACACAATTCTGCTGAAGAGATTCTTAAACACCCCAGACACCCTTACACTGAGGCACTGATGGGCTGTTATGTGGACCCTCAGTCGGATAACATACAACTCTCAGGAATTCCTGGTGCGCCGCCTGATTTGTCCTTGGCCTTGTCGGGTTGTCCTTTTGCCCCGCGTTGTACAAAGGTTTTTGACACCTGTTTAACCGTCACGCCGCCGAACACAGAAACCACAGAGGGGTCTGTATTATGCCACTTATACAGTAAGGAGGGAGTGCCTCAGTCATGAGAAAAATCGTGTCAGAAGCTAAAGGCAGTGAACACCTCCCTCTGATGTCCTTTGAAAATGTGTCAAAAGTGTTCAGTCGGCGTCGAGGCAAACAAACTGTCGCAGTAAATGAGGCCTCATTTGAACTTCATGCGGGCAGCATTACCGCGTTGGTTGGAGAAAGCGGCAGTGGAAAATCAACCATTGGGAAACTGGTAACAGGCGTAGAAAAGCCGAGTGCTGGCTCTATTGTGTTTGAGAATACTCAGGTCCACACGCTAAAGTCCAGAAATTTGAGGTCGTATTGGCGGCACGTTCAAATGATTTTTCAAGACCCATTTGCCTCTTTAAATCCGCATAGTACAGTGCTCTACACCATCATGCGCCCCCTTGTTAATCATCGGGGTCTCACTGAAAAACAAGCAAGACAACGAGCTTTGGAAATTATGAACCTGGTTCGTTTGGTGCCAACCAATCAATTCGCAGAGAAGCGGCCTCATCAACTTTCAGGGGGCCAAAGGCAACGATTGGTGATTGCGCGTGCCATTGCAGTTGAACCAGAACTCGTAGTCGCTGATGAGCCCGTCTCCATGCTGGATGTTTCGATTCGTTCCGACATTTTGTACTTAATTGATGATTTGCGTAAGCGTACCGGTATGTCTGTACTGTACATTACCCACGATTTGCTGAGCGCCCGTGTGCTGGCAGATGAAGTTCTTGTTCTGTACAAAGGTCATATTGTTGAGCGGGGATCTGCTGATGCTGTGATTCGAAACCCGCGTCATCCATACACCCGCCTGCTGTTGGAGGCCATCCCTAACCCATGGCGGCATCGCCATGAGGATGGAACTGACACCAATGAGCACAGCAATGACGCAGCCAACGAACACAGCAATGACGCAACCAACGAACAGAGCAGAAGCGGCGCAAAAATGAAGGGGTCAAAAGCGGACCGGATATCGGAGCATGTATCTGATGTCGCTGCATGTCCGTTTCATCAACGATGTGAACTGGCCACGGACAAGTGTCGAACGGAAAAACCGGGTCTGTCCGGGGATAGCAACCATCAATCTGCATGCTTCTATATGTGATTCGCCTGATTCGAATATCTGTATGATTTTCAAACTATCAGTGACATGGGGGACCTACTATTGATTCAACTAGAGAACCATCATTTTCGTATTAACGGACAGAAGACGTTTTTATATGGAGCCGAGTTTCACTATTTCCGAGCCAATCCCGAGGTTTGGCAGGAGCGACTCAATCAAATCAAAGAGGCTGGATTTAACCTTGTCAGTACTTATGTGCCGTGGCTTTGGCACGAGTTTGAAGAGAATCATTTCGACTTTACCGGACGTACCCATAAACGCAGAAATCTTGAAAAGTTTTTATCCCTCTGCAACGAGTTGGGGCTGTACTGCATTGTCAGACCAGGTCCCTATGTCATGTCTGAACTGAAACATGAAGGCATCCCTTCGTGGCTGCTTCATCATTATCCTGAAACATTGGCGCTCGATAAGAGCGGGAATCCTCATCCTACGAGGGTCGTGTCGTACCTTCACCCCATCTTTCTCCGCTTGGCGCAGCGCTGGTATGAGCGTGTTTGCCATGTGATACGACCCTATCTTATTACCAACGAAGGTTCAGTTATTATGTTTCAACTGGATAATGAAATTGGCATGCTACACTGGGTGACGAATACACCGGATTACAGCCGAGTCAGTGTGGACGGCTTTTCTGCATATCTACAGGACAGATACCACAACATCGTTGAAGCAAACACCGTTTTTTCAACAACGGCAGCAAGTTTTACAGAACTCACGCATCAACTGGTTTACGATGGCACAAGCCCTTTGCAAACGCACTGGGTTTGGGGAGAGTATCGCAGGCATTTCGCGGTTCGCTATGTGGAGAGGTTAAAAGAAGCCGCTGTAAACGCCGGAATTGATGTCCCGTTTATCGTAAATGTCCACGGATTTAAGGATTTCTCCATTTACAGCCGTGGAACGGACTATCCAATTGGCTTGTCACAACTGCGAGACGTGTCCGACCTTGATGATGTTGTCATCGCAGGTGACTTTTATCCTGGAAAAATTAGCTACGATAATTTCCACGATCTCGTTATCAGCTCGGTATTAACAGAATCCATTTCGCGACCGGAGCAACCGCTGTTTTCCGCGGAGTTTCAATCTGGGCGCTTGGCTGATAGACCCAGAGTGCAGCCACAGGATTTGGAGCTCATCACTCGTATATGCGTATCCCAAGGCATGAATGCTTTGAACTACTATATGTTCGCCGGAGGAGACAACCCCGAGGGTATTGGTATTTTTGGCAGGCGTCACGAATGGCAAGCTCCCATTGCTTCGAATGGTCAACTGGGACCGTCCTATCATCGCGCCAAATACCTTGGGGAAGTATTCAATACCTTTAAAAGTGAGCTTGCCTCAGCGAATAAATTAGTTGACCTTGCTATTGGGTTTTATAGTCCCTACTACATGACCGAAACTACTGACCGCGACATTGAGGATGTCAGGGAAGTGATTCAGACCATTGAAGCAGAGCGAGAACAATTCCATTTTGACGGCGTGTGGAGACTTTTATCCGCAACAAGCACTTCGTATAACGCGGTTGAGATTCAGAAGAGTTCGGTAACACCGAAACTCTACCCCATCCTCTGGGTCGCATCCACTCGATACATGGATAGACGGACACAGATGAAGTTAGTGGATTATGTGAAACAGGGTGGACAATTAATTGTGGGGCCAGAAGTTCCGCACTTGGACTTAGCAAGCAAACCTTGCTCCATTTTAGTTGATGCTATTGGAGCACAGGTGATTGGAAAACACTTTGCAGAGACTGTGACGGCTTTCGGCGTCGAGGACGTGTTTTGTCCGTACTATAGTGCCTATGACATTCCGCCGGATGCAGAAGCATGCATTGTAGGACATGAAAATGAGGGCGAGAAGTCACGAGTAGCAGGGTTTATTCGCGGCATCGGGAGGGGACGTGTGATGGTTGTGGGCGCCGCTTTTACGCATCAGTACAACTATTACACGGAAGTCATAACCAAACTGCGCGAGAGATTTGGAATTGAACGAGCAGTCCATACTGAAAACCCCAACCTATTCGTCACTGAGCGTCGGGGAGCGGACGGAACCTTTGTATCGCTTATCAATGCAGATGATCTCAATCATTCCACTGTGATTTACCGCAATGGCAAACAAGCTTTTTCCGGAGCGCAGATCCATGTGTGTGGGAGAAGCGGCAAATTGCTGCCTGTTGATATCCCGTTGGCATCACAACTTGTCCTCGAGTACTCGACTTTGGAGGTTGTCGAGATGAAACGTTCAAGGAGGGAGGTATCTATCACGCTGCACATACCGGCAAATGAATCGGGACAGTTATGTCTGAACAGAGCAACAAATCAGTGGAAATGTATCGACTCAGAAACTACGTTAAGGTCTAATTTGACGGATAAAAACCGAGATTTACACGACATCGAGGGACAACGGACAGCCAGGCGATTAAGAATCGTCTATGCTTTGGAACCTGTTTACAACGCGTAGGATGTACAACGCGTGAGGAGAAGCCTAGGCGGTGACATCGGGATTGTATCTCGGGTCACCGCCTTTTTGTTGTTCATGTTGTTTTAAATAAATGGGCGTCAACCAGTTAAGGCACAGAGGCAGAGAAGAGTTTTCGCTGTTGTGCTTTAACACATACAAGCGTTTAAACTTTAAATCACATTCTTGTGAATTTTTGTTCAATTATATAGTTTACATATAAGGGGTGCCTACTTTTCGAAAGGAGGAATCAAGAGTGGACAACATTAAGCCGAGAGAGCAAATAGAGAAAATTGAAGCTTATTCACCTGGAACTCCCGTTGAGGAAGTCCAGAGACAGCTCGGATTAACCAAAGTTGTGAAACTGGCATCAAACGAGAATCCTTTCGGTTATTCACCATTGGCCGAACAAGCCATGATTGAAGAAGTACAAAAAATCAATATGTACCCAGAGGTAGCGCTGCCGCTGTTGGCCGGAAGCCTGGCAGAGAAACTGGGCGTTTCGCGGGAACAACTCTTCTTTGGAAACGGATCGGACGAAATCATCCGACTTTTAACAACAACCTATATCAACCAGAGCGACGAAGCCGTTATGGCGGATGTCACATTTCCTCGATACTACACTGACGTGCTGATAGGAGGAGGCACGCCGATAACAGTGCCGCTGGTTGAAGGTGTGCATGACTTGGAGGGCATGCTTGCGGCTGTACGTGCAAAAACGAAAATGGTATTTGTATGTAATCCCAATAATCCGACCGGAACAGTGGTTGGGAAGGAGCAACTGCTGCATTTTATCGAACGGATTCCTTCCCATGTGCTCATTGTCATTGATGAGGCCTACTACGAGTACGTCCATTCAACTGACTATCTGGAGACGGTTCCGCTTCTCGATAAGTATCCCAATTTGATTGTGCTGAGAACATTTTCAAAGATTTACGGACTGGCCGGATTGAGAGTTGGCTACGGTCTGATGAATCCAGAACTCGTTCAAAACCTCATGAGGGTCAAAGAGCCGTTTAATGTCAATAGAATGGCGCAAAGAGCGGCACTTGCATCTCTAAATGACGACAAATTTGTAGCGATGACAAGGGAAAGAAACGAGCAAGGGAAGCGCATCTACGAAAGAACATTTTCGGAACTAGGTCTGCCTTATTTCTCCTCCCAGGCTAACTTTGTGATGGTCGATGTAAAGCGGCCTGCAAAAATAGTTTACATGGACTTATTAAAACGCGGTGTGATTGTTAGGCCGGTAGGTTATCCCACCACGATTCGCGTCACGATTGGTAATGAAGAAGAGGTCGAGACGTTTGTACAAGCTTTAAAAATGTTGTAAGAGGTGACAGCAATGAAACCAGGCTTGGAACTAGGCAACACGGCTGCCATAACAGCAAAAGTTACGCCGGATATGTATGCGCAGTTTGAGGGGCAAATTGTCCATCGGGCCTATTCCACGGTTTCGATGGTTTACCACATGGAATGGGCAGCAAGACAGATTATACTGCCCTATCTGGAAGCAGACGAAGAGGGGATTGGCGGAGGCGTCACTGCCAAGCATGTGTCGCCCACTGCGGGCGGTGACACCATTACTGCGACAGCCACGGTGACAGGACTGAAGGGCCGTGCTGTCATTACAGCAGTGGAAGTGCATAACGGCAAGCAGTTGGTGGGAACAGGTGAAGTGACACAGTACGTTCTGCCCAGAAGTGAGATTGAAAAGAAACTAGCATCGGAGCAAGCAAAATGAGCGAAAAGACTACAAGAGACGGGGAGTGACACTATGGAAGACCAATTTCCAATCAGAGAGATTTTACATGGTGACGGAAAATTGGTGGATTCGGCTTACGAGTCAAAGATTACAGAAAAACTGGCGAAGTCGCTTTTCTATAAGATGCTGAGAGCACGAATGCTCGATCAAAAGTGTTTTAACCTGCAGCGTCAAGGCAGGATTGGCACGTATGTCCAATATGAAGGTCAGGAAGCTTCACAAATTGGCAGTTCGGCAGCGCTGGAAGAGGGGGATTGGCTCTTTCCGACTTATCGCGATCACGGAGCCATGCTCACATTTGGCTATCCCATGCAGACGTTGCTGTTACTTTGGAAGGGACGTTTCGCTGGGAACGTTGCACCGCAAGGAAAAAACATTGTACCTCCTTCCATCCCCATTGCATCGCAGTTGCCGCAAGCCGCAGGAGCTGCCATTGCGGAACGGAAAAAGGGAACAGACCGGGTCTCCATCGTGTATTTCGGAGACGGAGCGACATCTGAAGGGGATTTTCATGAAGGTATCAATTTTGCAAGCGTTTTCAATGCTCCTACGATATTTTTCAATCAAAACAATGGGTTTGCCATCAGTGTTCCAATTGCCAAACAAATGAAGTCAAAGACAATAGCGCAAAAGTCACAGGCTTATGATATTGAAGGTGTGCGCATTGACGGGAATGATGTATTCGCGGTTTATTTCACCACCCTTGACGCGATTAAAAAAGCCCGAAGAGGAGACGGTCCAACGTTAATTGAGTCTGTGACCTGGCGTTACAATGCCCATACCACAACAGATGACGCTTCCAGATATCGCAATCAAGAAGAAAGCAAAAAGCGCCGGGAAACAACGGATCCGCTGTTGAGAGTGGAACGTTTCATGAAGGCCAAGGGCTGGATTGACGATAACTGGATTGAACAACAAAGACAAGGCATTACTACAGAAATTAATGACGCAATCGAGGCAGCTGAAAACTATCCCCAAGCTGGGGTTGATGAATTGTTTGATTACGTTTTCGAAAAGCCCACATGGAATCTGGAAGAACAAAAAAGAGCCTATCTGGATATGAAAGCGGGTGTTCAATAATGGCAATTTCTGCACGCGTTGAAACGAGACAGATGACCCTTGTTCAAGCCGTCACAGATGCGCTTCGAACCATGTTGCGTGAGCGAGACGACGTCTTGTTGCTTGGAGAGGACATCGGCAAAAACGGTGGTGTTTTTCGAGCCACAGACGGCTTGATGGACGAGTTTGGAGAAGAGCGGGTGATGGACACCCCCCTTGCTGAATCAGGTATTATCGGCTCTGCCATTGGCATGGCCATCAACGGATTCCGCCCGGTGGCTGAAATCCAGTTTCTTGGCTTCATTTACCCAGGGCTCAATCAGATTATGACGCATGCGACCAGAATGCGATCGCGATCGCTTGGGCGTTACAGTGTGCCCATGGTGATCCGTGCTCCGTATGGCGGGGGAGTGCGGGCGCCGGAAATTCACTCTGACAGCATGGAAGCACTGTTCACACATATGCCGGGGATTAAAGTAGTGGTGCCTTCCACTCCCTATGATGCCAAAGGACTGTTAATTTCTGCTATAGAAGACCCTGACCCCGTACTGTTTCTTGAACCATTAAGGAGTTACAGAGCCGGCAGAGGCGACGTGCCGGAAGGGAAATACTCCATTGAATTAGGTCAGGCTGCCACTTT
Proteins encoded in this window:
- the hisC gene encoding histidinol-phosphate transaminase, translating into MDNIKPREQIEKIEAYSPGTPVEEVQRQLGLTKVVKLASNENPFGYSPLAEQAMIEEVQKINMYPEVALPLLAGSLAEKLGVSREQLFFGNGSDEIIRLLTTTYINQSDEAVMADVTFPRYYTDVLIGGGTPITVPLVEGVHDLEGMLAAVRAKTKMVFVCNPNNPTGTVVGKEQLLHFIERIPSHVLIVIDEAYYEYVHSTDYLETVPLLDKYPNLIVLRTFSKIYGLAGLRVGYGLMNPELVQNLMRVKEPFNVNRMAQRAALASLNDDKFVAMTRERNEQGKRIYERTFSELGLPYFSSQANFVMVDVKRPAKIVYMDLLKRGVIVRPVGYPTTIRVTIGNEEEVETFVQALKML
- a CDS encoding thioesterase family protein; amino-acid sequence: MKPGLELGNTAAITAKVTPDMYAQFEGQIVHRAYSTVSMVYHMEWAARQIILPYLEADEEGIGGGVTAKHVSPTAGGDTITATATVTGLKGRAVITAVEVHNGKQLVGTGEVTQYVLPRSEIEKKLASEQAK
- the pdhA gene encoding pyruvate dehydrogenase (acetyl-transferring) E1 component subunit alpha, with the translated sequence MEDQFPIREILHGDGKLVDSAYESKITEKLAKSLFYKMLRARMLDQKCFNLQRQGRIGTYVQYEGQEASQIGSSAALEEGDWLFPTYRDHGAMLTFGYPMQTLLLLWKGRFAGNVAPQGKNIVPPSIPIASQLPQAAGAAIAERKKGTDRVSIVYFGDGATSEGDFHEGINFASVFNAPTIFFNQNNGFAISVPIAKQMKSKTIAQKSQAYDIEGVRIDGNDVFAVYFTTLDAIKKARRGDGPTLIESVTWRYNAHTTTDDASRYRNQEESKKRRETTDPLLRVERFMKAKGWIDDNWIEQQRQGITTEINDAIEAAENYPQAGVDELFDYVFEKPTWNLEEQKRAYLDMKAGVQ
- a CDS encoding alpha-ketoacid dehydrogenase subunit beta; its protein translation is MAISARVETRQMTLVQAVTDALRTMLRERDDVLLLGEDIGKNGGVFRATDGLMDEFGEERVMDTPLAESGIIGSAIGMAINGFRPVAEIQFLGFIYPGLNQIMTHATRMRSRSLGRYSVPMVIRAPYGGGVRAPEIHSDSMEALFTHMPGIKVVVPSTPYDAKGLLISAIEDPDPVLFLEPLRSYRAGRGDVPEGKYSIELGQAATLKEGNDVSIFAWGAMIPKALKAAEKIEQEQGITCDVIDLRTLYPLDKDAISASVQKTGRAVIVHEAQSTGGVSGDIMSVINDTSFLYLRSPIERVTGYDMPVPMFSLEDEYLPNEDRIRHAIKKSVNF